Proteins found in one Sorghum bicolor cultivar BTx623 chromosome 1, Sorghum_bicolor_NCBIv3, whole genome shotgun sequence genomic segment:
- the LOC110432865 gene encoding uncharacterized protein LOC110432865 isoform X1 — translation MCLDQFRLSQLLFHISARSLAVGSGRRRILAGVHYVDSPTPPVAVAPFPRPMVASMIRVRRAPSVINYRNLGARFLSSPIACSASIMILLTDAKRRQFISNGCHLLGVIFYCRDRDLSNKMQIANKPSTGNETSR, via the exons ATGTGCCTCGATCAGTTCAGATTGTCTCAGCTGCTCTTCCACATATCGGCAAGGTCATTGGCAGTTGGATCAGGGCGGCGGCGGATCCTCGCTGGTGTGCATTATGTGGATTCTCCAACCCCGCCGGTTGCAGTGGCGCCCTTTCCCCGACCGATGGTGGCGTCCATGATCCGTGTACGACGAGCACCTTCAG TGATCAACTACAGGAATCTTGGTGCTCGATTTCTATCCTCACCAATTGCTTGTTCTGCGTCTATCATGATCCT ATTGACTGATGCCAAACGACGTCAATTCATCAGCAATGGCTGCCACTTGCTGGGCGTGATTTTCTATTGCCGTGACCGTGACTTGTCCAACAAAATGCAGATTGCTAACAAGCCTTCAACTG GTAATGAGACTTCTCGATAG
- the LOC8066252 gene encoding uncharacterized protein LOC8066252 yields the protein MLAVDGGNYLTWATDIEIRLDGMGLDHTIVQPEAGKDERTKQDKAKALRYLRHHLHPDLKCEYMTEKDPLVLWQSLKDRFSQQLTIVLPRAQQDWINLRFQDFKSVAAYNSALHRIVTKLRLCGQKITDADMIEKTLSTFHPGNIVLQQQYRNSRYTKYSELSEVLSVAEQQNEVLMNNHSARPTGSIAVLEAHANVAESSRNRKRSRGRGKWKGKKGAMFKVKGKGKPKGRFDPKKERGDHSGEEQGDCYRCGAKGHWSRNCRTPKHLVDLYQQSKNKSKGQHESHFLTEPEARPGKRDDGVVNASGGVRMDESEDNLLDDFDIFGDLQ from the coding sequence ATGCTCGCCGTGGATGGCGGCAACTACCTCACTTGGGCGACCGACATCGAGATCAGACTCGATGGCATGGGCCTCGATCATACCATTGTCCAGCCTGAAGCTGGCAAGGATGAGCGCACAAAGCAGGACAAGGCTAAGGCGTTGCGTTACCTGCGACACCACCTTCATCCTGACTTGAAGTGCGAATACATGACGGAGAAGGACCCGCTAGTCTTGTGGCAGTCCCTGAAGGACCGCTTCAGCCAGCAGCTGACCATTGTGCTCCCGAGAGCACAACAAGACTGGATCAACCTACGCTTCCAAGACTTCAAGTCTGTGGCTGCGTACAACTCCGCCTTGCACAGGATTGTGACCAAACTGCGTCTATGTGGCCAGAAGATCACTGACGCTGATATGATCGAGAAGACCTTGTCCACCTTCCACCCCGGCAACATAGTACTTCAACAACAGTATAGAAACTCAAGGTACACCAAGTATTCTGAGTTGAGTGAAGTACTATCTGTTGCCGAGCAACAAAATGAAGTTCTCATGAACAATCATTCTGCCCGGCCTACTGGTTCCATAGCTGTGCTTGAAGCACATGCTAATGTTGCTGAGAGTTCTCGCAACCGCAAAAGGAGCCGTGGAAGGGGAAAGTGGAAGGGGAAGAAGGGTGCCATGTTCAAGGTCAAAGGAAAGGGAAAGCCCAAGGGTAGGTTCGATCCCAAGAAGGAAAGAGGTGACCATAGTGGGGAAGAGCAAGGCGATTGCTATAGATGCGGAGCAAAGGGGCATTGGTCCCGTAATTGCCGCACCCCGAAACACCTCGTTGACCTTTACCAACAGAGCAAAAACAAGAGTAAAGGTCAACATGAGTCCCACTTCCTCACCGAGCCTGAAGCTCGGCCTGGGAAGCGCGACGACGGGGTCGTCAATGCAAGTGGAGGCGTCCGAATGGACGAGAGTGAGGACAACCTTCTTGatgactttgatatatttggagACCTGCAGTAA
- the LOC8066251 gene encoding uncharacterized protein LOC8066251 — MKFKAAFSGGVPQRQYGPRKSIQRDHAGAHERLVADYFAEEPLYPESMFRTRFRMNRRLFLRIVDALGQWNPYFTYRADCAGRIGLSPLQKCTAAMRMLAYGSPADALDEYLKIGKSTALQCLDKFARGVVEVFGGEYLRRPTREDVERLLQANESRGFPRMLGSIDCMHWRWENCPLAWRGQFTRGDYGVSTIILEAVASHDLHIWHAFFGVAGSNNDLNVLNQSPLFLDALKGEAPQVQFSVNGNEYRTGYYLTDGIYPEWAAFMKSITLPQTEKHQLFAEHQEGARKDVERAFGVLQSRFSIVRRPARLWKRKSIGRIMLACVILHNMIVEDEREDVKIHIDLNENPGASFALPPEVNTSRNPRFADVMRRKAAIRDRPQHTQLKNDLIEHIWRKFGNRQRN; from the coding sequence ATGAAGTTCAAGGCTGCCTTCTCGGGTGGGGTACCTCAGCGACAATATGGTCCTAGAAAGAGCATTCAGAGAGATCATGCAGGTGCCCATGAGCGTCTTGTAGCGGACTACTTTGCTGAAGAACCACTCTACCCCGAGAGTATGTTCCGTACTAGATTTCGTATGAATAGGCGTCTCTTCCTAAGAATTGTGGATGCCCTTGGTCAGTGGAATCCCTATTTTACTTATAGGGCAGATTGTGCTGGTCGAATAGGGCTCTCACCACTTCAGAAGTGTACAGCAGCCATGCGCATGCTGGCTTATGGCAGTCCTGCAGATGCTCTTGATGAGTACTTGAAGATTGGGAAGTCCACTGCATTACAGTGCTTGGACAAGTTTGCACGAGGGGTGGTTGAGGTGTTTGGTGGGGAGTACTTGCGACGCCCCACACGTGAGGATGTTGAGAGATTACTCCAGGCTAACGAGTCTCGTGGTTTTCCTAGAATGCTAGGTAGCATAGATTGCATGCATTGGCGTTGGGAGAATTGTCCTTTAGCTTGGAGGGGGCAATTCACCCGTGGTGATTATGGAGTTTCAACTATAATCCTAGAAGCCGTTGCTTCCCATGACCTTCATATTTGGCATGCATTCTTTGGAGTTGCTGGGTCAAACAATGACCTTAATGTGTTGAACCAATCCCCACTTTTTCTTGATGCCTTAAAAGGAGAAGCCCCTCAAGTTCAGTTTTCAGTCAATGGCAATGAGTATAGAACTGGTTATTACCTTACTGATGGTATATATCCAGAATGGGCAGCCTTCATGAAGTCAATAACACTTCCCCAAACAGAGAAGCATCAGTTATTTGCTGAGCATCAAGAAGGGGCAAGGAAAGATGTGGAGCGTGCTTTTGGGGTGTTGCAGTCCCGTTTTTCCATTGTTCGTCGTCCTGCACGCCTATGGAAGAGAAAGAGTATTGGAAGGATCATGCTAGCTTGTGTGATTCTCCACAATATGATAGTGGAAGATGAAAGAGAGGATGTTAAAATTCATATTGACTTGAATGAGAATCCAGGGGCATCCTTTGCTCTACCTCCTGAAGTGAACACTAGTCGTAATCCACGCTTTGCTGATGTCATGCGTAGAAAAGCTGCTATCCGAGATCGTCCACAGCATACCCAGCTTAAAAATGATCTCATTGAGCACATTTGGCGCAAGTTCGGAAATAGGCAACgtaactag
- the LOC8063214 gene encoding uncharacterized protein LOC8063214: MSRYHLKQYEKEHMKMAMLKQEETFRQQVQELHRLYRVQQLLTAKDAANEATMAMPPAAARRCKLEDDDERRRAAENDAGSSRSWPDDAYSRQQQGQGNNNKAPPPLVLQESELELTLALGCFGAGAAAGTKKAAVAAKKEASSSVDSRTSFSSSSTESGSPDDCGGVRRLPPPSLIGSVLPGQQPTSAGSVGQRRLEQEGLPQPPPWIHKCLNLAR; the protein is encoded by the exons ATGTCAAGATATCATCTGAAGCAGTACGAGAAGGAGCATATGAAGATGGCCATGCTGAAGCAAGAAGAGACGTTCAGGCAAcag GTTCAAGAGCTGCACCGGCTGTACCGGGTCCAGCAGCTCCTGACGGCCAAAGACGCGGCGAACGAGGCAACAATGGCaatgccgcccgccgccgcccgacGATGCAAActcgaggacgacgacgagagGCGCCGCGCCGCGGAGAACGACGCCGGCTCGAGCAGGTCGTGGCCGGACGACGCCTACTCGCGGCAGCAGCAGGGCCAGGGGAATAATAACAAGGCCCCTCCTCCGCTCGTTCTCCAAGAGAGCGAGCTGGAGCTGACGCTGGCTCTAGGGTGTTTCGGCGCGGGGGCGGCTGCCGGCACGAAgaaggcggcggtggcggccaaGAAGGAGGCGTCGTCCAGCGTGGACTCGAGGACGAGcttctcgtcgtcgtcgacggagTCCGGCAGCCCCGACGACTGCGGCGGGGTCCGCCGGCTGCCTCCTCCGTCTCTGATCGGGTCGGTGCTGCCGGGCCAGCAGCCTACTAGTGCTGGCAGCGTTGGGCAGCGTCGTCTGGAGCAGGAAGGGCTGCCGCAGCCTCCTCCCTGGATCCACAAGTGTCTGAATTTGGCACGGTAG
- the LOC8063213 gene encoding LOB domain-containing protein 37, translating to MSCNGCRVLRKGCSEACVLRPCLQWIDAADAQGHATVFVAKFFGRAGLLSFISAVPDAQRPALFQSLLYEAAGRTINPVHGAVGLLGTGNWHLCQAAVDTVLRGGAIGPLPELGITGSAGDLYGPPGAGTGHGGGGGKRAGGWSTFSTAKRVRKAAATGAPPPPPAAEPEASCDLGLCLLSPGSPPPPAGDRRAPFMRPGTPSITSDDDSVTTTTTTTTTGGGGDREPVLLNLFA from the exons ATGAGCTGCAACGGGTGCCGGGTGCTGCGCAAGGGCTGCAGCGAGGCCTGCGTGCTGCGCCCCTGCCTCCAGTGGATCGACGCCGCCGACGCGCAGGGCCACGCCACCGTCTTCGTCGCCAAGTTCTTCGGCCGCGCGGGCCTCCTCTCCTTCATCTCCGCCGTCCCGGACGCGCAGCGCCCTG CCTTGTTCCAGTCGCTGCTGTACGAGGCGGCGGGGCGGACCATCAACCCGGTGCACGGCGCGGTGGGGCTGCTCGGCACGGGGAACTGGCACCTCTGCCAGGCCGCCGTCGACACCGTgctgcgcggcggcgccatcggCCCGCTGCCGGAGCTCGGCATCACCGGGAGCGCCGGCGACCTCTACGGGCCCCCCGGCGCCGGGACcgggcacggcggcggcggcggcaagcgCGCCGGCGGCTGGTCCACTTTCTCCACGGCGAAGCGGGTGCGGAAGGCCGCTGCTActggggcgccgccgccgccgcccgcggcgGAGCCGGAGGCGTCGTGCGACCTAGGGCTGTGCCTACTCAGCCCCGGgtccccgccgccgcctgcgGGGGACAGGAGGGCTCCCTTCATGCGGCCGGGCACGCCGTCCATCACCTCGGACGACGACTccgtcaccaccaccaccaccaccaccaccaccggcggcggcggcgacagggAGCCGGTGCTGCTCAACCTTTTTGCCTGA
- the LOC110432865 gene encoding uncharacterized protein LOC110432865 isoform X2, whose product MHVAGNVPRSVQIVSAALPHIGKVIGSWIRAAADPRWCALCGFSNPAGCSGALSPTDGGVHDPCTTSTFRLTDAKRRQFISNGCHLLGVIFYCRDRDLSNKMQIANKPSTGNETSR is encoded by the exons ATGCACGTTGCAGGAAATGTGCCTCGATCAGTTCAGATTGTCTCAGCTGCTCTTCCACATATCGGCAAGGTCATTGGCAGTTGGATCAGGGCGGCGGCGGATCCTCGCTGGTGTGCATTATGTGGATTCTCCAACCCCGCCGGTTGCAGTGGCGCCCTTTCCCCGACCGATGGTGGCGTCCATGATCCGTGTACGACGAGCACCTTCAG ATTGACTGATGCCAAACGACGTCAATTCATCAGCAATGGCTGCCACTTGCTGGGCGTGATTTTCTATTGCCGTGACCGTGACTTGTCCAACAAAATGCAGATTGCTAACAAGCCTTCAACTG GTAATGAGACTTCTCGATAG